The following proteins are encoded in a genomic region of Acipenser ruthenus chromosome 4, fAciRut3.2 maternal haplotype, whole genome shotgun sequence:
- the LOC117400503 gene encoding activin receptor type-2B isoform X1 gives MFASWFTFTLLWGTFCAGPGRGEAETRECIYYNANWDLEKTNRSGVERCEGEKDKRLHCYASWRNNSGTIELVKKGCWLDDFNCYDRQECVATEENPQVFFCCCEGNYCNEKFTHLPEVLEPQVSFEPPPPMPSLLNILVYSLLPITGLSMAVLLAFWMYRHRKPPYGHVDVNEDPGLAPPSPLVGLKPLQLLEIKARGRFGCVWKAQLMHEYVAVKIFPIQDKQSWQNERDIFLTPGMKHENLLYYIGAEKRGVNLEMELWLITEFHERGSLTDYLKGNAVSWNELCHISETMARGLAYLHEDVPRHKGEGPKPAIAHRDFKSKNVLLKQDLTAIIADFGLAVRFEPGKPPGDTHGQVGTRRYMAPEVLEGAINFQRDAFLRIDMYAMGLVLWELVARCTASDGPVDEYTLPFEEEIGQHPSLEDLQEVVVHKKMRPAFKDCWLKHSGLAQLCETIEECWDHDAEARLSAGCVEERISQVRRLTHGTTSDCLVSMVTSVTNVDLPPKESSI, from the exons GGCCTGGTCGTGGGGAGGCGGAGACCAGAGAGTGTATTTATTACAATGCCAACTGGGATCTGGAGAAGACCAACCGGAGTGGAGTGGAGCGCTGCGAGGGGGAGAAGGACAAGCGCCTCCACTGTTACGCTTCCTGGCGCAATAACTCTGGCACCATTGAGCTGGTGAAGAAAGGCTGCTGGCTGGATGACTTCAACTGCTACGACAG GCAGGAGTGCGTGGCCACAGAGGAAAACCCCCAGGTATTTTTTTGCTGCTGTGAGGGCAACTACTGCAATGAGAAATTTACCCACTTGCCTGAAGTTCTTGAACCACAAG TTTCCTTTGAGCCCCCTCCCCCCATGCCCTCTCTGCTGAATATCCTGGTGTACTCCCTGCTTCCCATCACCGGCCTCTCCATGGCAGTGCTGCTGGCTTTCTGGATGTACCGACATCGCAAACCCCCGTATGGGCACGTCGATGTGAACGAG GATCCTGGACTAGCCCCACCCTCACCTCTGGTAGGCCTGAAGCCCCTGCAGTTACTGGAAATTAAAGCTAGGGGGCGCTTTGGCTGTGTGTGGAAGGCTCAGCTAATGCATGAATATGTAGCAGTGAAGATCTTCCCCATTCAG GATAAGCAGTCATGGCAGAACGAGAGGGATATTTTCCTGACTCCTGGAATGAAGCATGAGAATCTGCTCTACTACATTGGAGCGGAAAAGAGGGGAGTGAACCTGGAGATGGAGCTGTGGCTCATCACAGAGTTTCACGAGAGG GGCTCCTTGACCGATTACCTGAAGGGGAACGCAGTCAGCTGGAATGAGTTGTGTCACATTTCGGAGACGATGGCCCGCGGGCTGGCCTATCTGCATGAGGATGTGCCCCGACACAAGGGAGAGGGCCCCAAACCTGCCATCGCCCACAG GGATTTTAAGAGTAAGAATGTGTTGCTGAAACAAGACCTGACCGCCATTATAGCAGACTTTGGGCTGGCTGTTCGGTTTGAACCTGGGAAGCCACCAGGAGATACACATGGACAG GTGGGGACGAGGAGATACATGGCTCCAGAGGTGTTGGAGGGGGCAATCAACTTCCAGAGGGATGCCTTCCTCAGAATAGACATGTACGCCATGGGGCTGGTGCTCTGGGAGCTGGTGGCACGATGCACTGCCTCTGACG GCCCTGTAGATGAGTACACGTTACCGTTTGAAGAGGAGATTGGGCAGCATCCGTCCCTGGAGGACTTGCAGGAAGTAGTTGTCCACAAAAAGATGAGGCCTGCTTTCAAGGACTGCTGGCTGAAACATTCT GGTTTAGCGCAGCTGTGCGAAACAATAGAGGAATGCTGGGACCACGACGCAGAAGCCCGTCTATCGGCAGGGTGCGTGGAGGAGCGCATCTCCCAGGTCCGGAGATTGACGCACGGCACTACCTCGGATTGCCTGGTTTCCATGGTGACTTCTGTCACCAATGTGGACTTGCCACCCAAAGAGTCCAGTATCTGA
- the LOC117400503 gene encoding activin receptor type-2B isoform X2 has translation MFASWFTFTLLWGTFCAGPGRGEAETRECIYYNANWDLEKTNRSGVERCEGEKDKRLHCYASWRNNSGTIELVKKGCWLDDFNCYDRQECVATEENPQVFFCCCEGNYCNEKFTHLPEVLEPQVSFEPPPPMPSLLNILVYSLLPITGLSMAVLLAFWMYRHRKPPYGHVDVNEDPGLAPPSPLVGLKPLQLLEIKARGRFGCVWKAQLMHEYVAVKIFPIQDKQSWQNERDIFLTPGMKHENLLYYIGAEKRGVNLEMELWLITEFHERGSLTDYLKGNAVSWNELCHISETMARGLAYLHEDVPRHKGEGPKPAIAHRDFKSKNVLLKQDLTAIIADFGLAVRFEPGKPPGDTHGQVGTRRYMAPEVLEGAINFQRDAFLRIDMYAMGLVLWELVARCTASDGPVDEIVLGMGGG, from the exons GGCCTGGTCGTGGGGAGGCGGAGACCAGAGAGTGTATTTATTACAATGCCAACTGGGATCTGGAGAAGACCAACCGGAGTGGAGTGGAGCGCTGCGAGGGGGAGAAGGACAAGCGCCTCCACTGTTACGCTTCCTGGCGCAATAACTCTGGCACCATTGAGCTGGTGAAGAAAGGCTGCTGGCTGGATGACTTCAACTGCTACGACAG GCAGGAGTGCGTGGCCACAGAGGAAAACCCCCAGGTATTTTTTTGCTGCTGTGAGGGCAACTACTGCAATGAGAAATTTACCCACTTGCCTGAAGTTCTTGAACCACAAG TTTCCTTTGAGCCCCCTCCCCCCATGCCCTCTCTGCTGAATATCCTGGTGTACTCCCTGCTTCCCATCACCGGCCTCTCCATGGCAGTGCTGCTGGCTTTCTGGATGTACCGACATCGCAAACCCCCGTATGGGCACGTCGATGTGAACGAG GATCCTGGACTAGCCCCACCCTCACCTCTGGTAGGCCTGAAGCCCCTGCAGTTACTGGAAATTAAAGCTAGGGGGCGCTTTGGCTGTGTGTGGAAGGCTCAGCTAATGCATGAATATGTAGCAGTGAAGATCTTCCCCATTCAG GATAAGCAGTCATGGCAGAACGAGAGGGATATTTTCCTGACTCCTGGAATGAAGCATGAGAATCTGCTCTACTACATTGGAGCGGAAAAGAGGGGAGTGAACCTGGAGATGGAGCTGTGGCTCATCACAGAGTTTCACGAGAGG GGCTCCTTGACCGATTACCTGAAGGGGAACGCAGTCAGCTGGAATGAGTTGTGTCACATTTCGGAGACGATGGCCCGCGGGCTGGCCTATCTGCATGAGGATGTGCCCCGACACAAGGGAGAGGGCCCCAAACCTGCCATCGCCCACAG GGATTTTAAGAGTAAGAATGTGTTGCTGAAACAAGACCTGACCGCCATTATAGCAGACTTTGGGCTGGCTGTTCGGTTTGAACCTGGGAAGCCACCAGGAGATACACATGGACAG GTGGGGACGAGGAGATACATGGCTCCAGAGGTGTTGGAGGGGGCAATCAACTTCCAGAGGGATGCCTTCCTCAGAATAGACATGTACGCCATGGGGCTGGTGCTCTGGGAGCTGGTGGCACGATGCACTGCCTCTGACG GCCCTGTAGATGAGATTGTGTTGGGTATGGGAGGAGGCTGA